A single region of the Triticum dicoccoides isolate Atlit2015 ecotype Zavitan chromosome 2B, WEW_v2.0, whole genome shotgun sequence genome encodes:
- the LOC119365190 gene encoding protein argonaute 1B — MVRKKRTGPGSPGESSGEASGASGQGSSQRAERAPQQHGGGRGVAPQQHGRGGGQHQGRGGHYQGHGSASHYPGGGPPEYQQRDYQGRGHPGGGPPEYQHRDYQGRGHPGGGPPEYQPRDYQGRGGPRPRGGGVPQPYYGGHRGGSAGRNVPPGPSRTVPELHQAPYVQYQAPVVSPSASGAGSSSQPVSEVSSGQVQQQFQKLAIVDQSSTSQSSQLAPASSKSVRFPLRPGKGTHGDRCVVKANHFFAELPDKDLHQYDVSITPEITSRGVNRAVMAELVRLYRHPQLDGRLPAYDGRKSLYTAGPLPFPSKTFEITLHDEEESLVGGQVAPRRERQFRVVIKFAARADLHHLAMFLAGRQPDAPQEALQVLDIVLRELPTARYSPVGRSFYSPNLGRRQKLGDGLESWRGFYQSIRPTQMGLSLNIDMSSTAFIEPLPVIDFVAQLLSRDISVRPLSDSDRVKIKKALRGVKVEVTHRGNMRRKYRISGLTSQATRELSFPVDDRGTVKTVVQYFLETYGFNIQHTTLPCLQVGNQQRPNYLPMEVCKIVEGQRYSKRLNEKQITALLKVTCQRPQEREKDILQTVHHNAYYEDPYAQEFGIKIDERLASVEARVLPPPRLKYHDSGREKDVLPRIGQWNMMNKKMVNGGRVSHWACINFSRNVQDSAARVFCHELAIMCQISGMDFAPEPVLPPLTARPEHVERALKARYQDAMNIIRPQGRELDLLIVILPDNNGSLYGDLKRICETDLGLVSQCCLTKHVFKMSKQYLANVALKINVKVGGRNTVLVDALTRRIPLVSDRPTIIFGADVTHPHPGEDSSPSIAAVVASQDWPEVTKYAGLVSAQAHRQELIQDLFKVWQDPQRGTVTGGMIKELLISFKRATGQKPQRIIFYRDGVSEGQFYQVLLYELDAIRKACASLEPNYQPPVTFVVVQKRHHTRLFANNHNDQRTVDRSGNILPGTVVDSKICHPTEFDFYLCSHAGIQGTSRPAHYHVLWDENKFTADELQTLTNNLCYTYARCTRSVSIVPPAYYAHLAAFRARFYMEPDTSDSGSMASGARGPPQGGRNTRPFGNVAVRPLPALKENVKRVMFYC; from the exons ATGGTTAGGAAGAAAAGAACTGGTCCTGGCAGCCCTGGAGAGAGTTCTGGGGAAGCTTCAGGAGCTTCTGGGCAGGGTTCCTCGCAGCGAGCTGAGAGAGCTCCTCAACAGCATGGTGGAGGACGTGGTGTGGCACCTCAACAGCATGGCCGTGGTGGGGGGCAACACCAGGGCCGCGGTGGGCACTATCAGGGCCATGGATCAGCTTCACACTATCCAGGTGGTGGCCCACCTGAATATCAACAGCGTGACTATCAGGGGCGGGGACATCCAGGTGGTGGTCCACCTGAATATCAACATCGTGACTATCAGGGGCGTGGACATCCGGGGGGTGGCCCACCTGAATATCAACCACGTGACTATCAGGGACGTGGCGGTCCACGCCCCAGAGGTGGTGGAGTGCCGCAGCCATACTATGGCGGGCATAGGGGAGGTAGTGCTGGACGTAACGTTCCTCCAGGTCCATCAAGAACAGTTCCCGAGCTGCACCAAGCCCCGTATGTCCAATATCAAGCCCCGGTGGTTTCACCATCCGCATCAGGAGCTGGCTCATCCTCTCAGCCTGTGTCAGAGGTGAGCAGTGGACAAGTCCAGcaacagtttcagaaacttgcgatTGTTGATCAAAGTTCAACAAGCCAATCCAGTCAACTGGCACCAGCATCAAGCAAATCAGTTAGATTTCCATTGCGCCCTGGAAAGGGTACACATGGAGATAGGTGTGTCGTGAAGGCAAACCATTTCTTTGCTGAGCTCCCTGATAAAGACCTTCACCAATATGAT GTCTCCATAACTCCAGAGATTACATCACGTGGTGTCAATCGTGCTGTGATGGCAGAACTTGTTAGGCTCTATAGACATCCTCAATTGGATGGACGCCTACCTGCGTATGATGGAAGGAAGAGCCTATATACAGCTGGGCCATTGCCATTTCCTTCAAAGACATTTGAAATTACTCTGCATGACGAAGAAGAAAGCCTTGTTGGTGGTCAAGTCGCACCAAG GCGTGAGAGACAATTCAGGGTGGTGATCAAATTTGCTGCTCGTGCTGATCTCCACCATTTGGCTATGTTCCTAGCTGGAAGGCAACCTGATGCACCTCAAGAAGCTCTTCAGGTGCTTGACATTGTGCTGCGTGAACTGCCTACTGCCAG GTATTCTCCAGTTGGCCGGTCATTTTATTCTCCGAACTTAGGGAGACGTCAGAAACTTGGTGATGGTTTGGAAAGCTGGCGTGGATTTTACCAAAGTATAAGACCTACACAGATGGGGCTTTCGCTGAATATTG ATATGTCTTCTACTGCATTTATTGAGCCTCTTCCTGTGATTGATTTTGTTGCTCAGCTTCTGAGCAGAGACATCTCAGTTAGACCCCTATCTGATTCAGATCGTGTGAAG ATTAAAAAAGCCCTAAGAGGTGTAAAGGTTGAGGTTACACATCGAGGAAACATGCGTAGGAAATACCGTATATCTGGACTAACTTCACAAGCAACACGAGAGCTATC ATTCCCTGTTGATGATCGTGGTACTGTGAAGACTGTGGTGCAATACTTCCTGGAGACCTATGGTTTTAATATTCAGCACACAACTCTACCTTGCTTGCAAGTGGGCAATCAGCAAAGGCCTAATTATCTTCCTATGGAG GTTTGTAAGATTGTTGAAGGACAACGTTACTCGAAACGACTGAATGAGAAACAGATAACTGCTCTACTGAAAGTGACTTGCCAGCGCCCTCAAGAGCGTGAGAAGGACATCTTGCAG ACAGTGCATCACAATGCATACTATGAAGATCCATATGCACAGGAATTTGGCATAAAAATTGATGAGCGACTTGCATCGGTTGAAGCTCGTGTTCTGCCTCCGCCAAGA CTTAAATACCATGATAGTGGCAGAGAGAAGGATGTCTTGCCCAGGATCGGCCAatggaacatgatgaacaag AAAATGGTGAACGGTGGTAGGGTCAGTCACTGGGCATGTATAAACTTCTCTCGGAATGTGCAAGATAGTGCTGCCAGGGTTTTTTGCCATGAGCTTGCTATAATGTGCCAAATATCTGGAATG GACTTTGCACCTGAACCTGTGCTGCCCCCACTTACTGCGAGACCTGAACATGTAGAAAGAGCACTAAAGGCGCGTTATCAAGATGCCATGAATATAATCAGACCCCAGGGAAGAGAACTTGACCTGCTAATTGTAATACTGCCTGACAATAATGGTTCTCTTTATG GGGATCTCAAAAGGATTTGCGAGACTGATCTTGGATTGGTATCTCAGTGTTGTCTGACAAAACATGTTTTTAAGATGAGCAAGCAGTATCTTGCAAATGTAGCTCTTAAAATTAATGTTAAG GTGGGTGGAAGGAATACTGTACTTGTGGATGCCTTGACAAGGAGGATTCCCCTTGTCAGTGACAGACCAACAATAATCTTTGGTGCTGATGTTACACACCCTCATCCTGGAGAAGATTCCAGTCCTTCCATTGCTGCT GTGGTTGCTTCCCAAGACTGGCCTGAGGTCACTAAGTATGCAGGATTAGTTAGCGCCCAAGCCCATAGGCAAGAGTTGATACAGGATCTTTTCAAAGTATGGCAAGATCCCCAAAGAGGAACTGTGACTGGTGGCATGATCAA GGAGCTTCTCATTTCTTTCAAGAGGGCAACTGGACAGAAACCCCAGAGAATCATATTTTACAG GGATGGTGTCAGCGAGGGACAGTTCTATCAAGTTCTTTTGTATGAACTCGATGCCATTAGAAAG GCATGTGCGTCCTTGGAACCCAATTACCAGCCTCCAGTTACTTTTGTAGTCGTCCAGAAGCGTCATCACACCAGGCTCTTTGCTAATAACCACAATGATCAGCGTACTGTTGATAGAAGTGGAAATATACTGCCTG GCACTGTTGTTGATTCAAAGATTTGCCATCCGACCGAGTTCGATTTCTACTTGTGTAGCCACGCTGGCATTCAG GGAACTAGCCGTCCTGCTCATTATCACGTTCTATGGGACGAGAACAAATTCACTGCTGATGAGTTGCAAACTCTAACAAACAACTTGTGCTACAC GTATGCTAGGTGCACCCGCTCTGTATCAATTG TGCCTCCAGCATATTATGCACATTTGGCAGCCTTCCGGGCTCGGTTTTACATGGAGCCGGATACCTCTGACAGTGGGTCCATGGCAAGCGGTGCCCGTGGCCCTCCACAGGGTGGACGCAATACCAGGCCGTTTGGGAATGTTGCTGTCAGGCCCCTCCCCGCCCTGAAGGAAAACGTGAAGCGGGTCATGTTTTACTGTTAA